The following proteins are co-located in the Paralichthys olivaceus isolate ysfri-2021 chromosome 2, ASM2471397v2, whole genome shotgun sequence genome:
- the gdf5 gene encoding growth/differentiation factor 5 — translation MKVVKRLCLLLSCWTLIYLHPVLGSLSRTRPTEHHHRYRLGEAAESATGGTAGEQVPGRTGGSTLAADRQLVPGTWRPSPLIPARITRIRAGPPLIKAESTVVKSADTAVTSASSSLHSGAVPVNRAQQQQQQHRDRPVSLGRKEAVRSWLPGGDARSKAHAPAAFSAHAAVKGVRTADSGGGGGSSSVRNVGKVAPSAARAAAPVRTGAPQRAAAPVRTGAPQRAAAPVRTGAPQRAAAPVRTGAPERAAAPVRTGAPERAAAPVRTGAPERAAAPVRTGAPTFAQKQQHDRKAAPVAQRGSSYKTLKVSDRETHHKQPLVIPHDYMLSLYWSLSSGDMNSSALHEAGLANTITSFVDKGQDERGPQLRRQRYHFNISSLERDGLLGAELRILRKRLSDPRRASMGSMATDGGRGGDGGGGSSSPCLKLYTCASGKQKAAVLQTKTTEDLLSGFGSRWEVFDIWKIFKGLKHQQHQHSQQLCFELEALEHRGGRPMDLRTLGFARLGRTNKEKAFFLAFGKSKKRDLFYNEIKARSGHDNKTVYEYLFTQRRMRRAPAARGAKKPLQQPQSIPQHQVVKTRPRCNRKHLHVNFKEMGWDDWIIAPLEYNAYHCDGACDFPIRSHLEPTNHAIIQTLINSMDPEAAPPTCCVPTRLTPISILYIDSSNNVVYKQYEDMVVEACGCR, via the exons ATGAAAGTTGTGAAGCGTCTGTGTCTCCTGCTGAGCTGCTGGACTCTCATTTACCTGCACCCCGTCCTCGGGTCACTCAGCCGGACCAGACCGACCGAGCACCACCACCGGTACCGGCTTGGAGAGGCAGCGGAGAGCGCGACAGGCGGCACGGCGGGAGAGCAAGTCCCCGGGAGAACCGGCGGTTCCACGCTAGCAGCGGACAGACAGCTGGTGCCCGGGACGTGGAGACCGTCCCCGCTTATCCCGGCGAGGATCACGCGTATCCGCGCGGGTCCTCCGTTAATCAAGGCTGAGTCGACTGTTGTAAAAAGCGCAGACACTGCGGTGACATCCGCGTCCTCGTCCCTGCACAGCGGGGCCGTGCCGGTGAACcgtgcacagcagcagcagcagcagcaccgggACCGACCAGTGAGCCTGGGGCGCAAAGAGGCTGTGCGCTCCTGGCTACCCGGCGGAGATGCTCGCTCCAAAGCGCACGCTCCCGCGGCTTTTAGCGCGCATGCAGCTGTGAAAGGAGTCAGGACTGCGGACAGTGGAGGTGGAGGCGGGAGCTCATCGGTTAGAAATGTTGGGAAAGTTGCTCCAAGTGCAGCGAGAGCAGCCGCTCCAGTGCGCACCGGGGCTccgcagagagcagcagctccagtgcGCACCGGGGCTccgcagagagcagcagctccagtgcGCACCGGGGCTccgcagagagcagcagctccagtgcGCACCGGGGCtccagagagagcagcagctccTGTGCGCACTGGGGCtccagagagagcagcagctccagtgcGCACCGGGGCtccagagagagcagcagctccagtgcGCACCGGGGCTCCAACCTTTGCgcaaaagcagcagcatgatCGGAAGGCGGCTCCGGTGGCGCAGCGAGGATCCAGCTACAAAACCCTGAAAGTGAGCGACCGGGAGACGCATCACAAGCAGCCGCTGGTGATTCCTCACGACTACATGCTGTCTCTGTACTGGTCTCTGTCCAGCGGAGACATGAACAGCAGCGCTCTGCACGAAGCGGGTCTGGCCAACACCATCACCAGCTTCGTGGATAAAGGACAAG ATGAGCGCGGGCCCCAGCTGAGGCGGCAGAGGTATCACTTCAACATCAGCTCCCTGGAACGAGACGGGCTCCTGGGGGCCGAGCTACGCATCCTGAGGAAGCGCCTGTCTGACCCCCGCAGAGCCTCAATGGGATCTATGGCCACAGacggaggcagaggaggagacgggggtGGAGGAAGCTCATCCCCATGCCTGAAGCTGTACACCTGCGCCTCAGGTAAACAAAAGGCTGCTGTGCTCCAGACTAAGACCACTGAGGATCTGCTCAGCGGATTCGGCAGCAGATGGGAAGTGTTTGACATATGGAAAATCTTCAAGGGCTTAAAacaccagcagcaccagcactCCCAGCAGCTGTGCTTTGAACTGGAGGCTCTGGAGCACAGAGGCGGTCGGCCCATGGATCTGCGCACGCTCGGGTTCGCACGGCTCGGCAGGACCAACAAGGAAAAGGCCTTCTTCCTGGCGTTTGGCAAAAGCAAGAAGCGTGACCTTTTTTACAACGAGATCAAAGCCCGGTCAGGCCACGACAACAAAACCGTCTACGAGTACCTGTTCACCCAGAGACGAATGCGGCGAGCTCCTGCCGCCAGGGGGGCTAAGAAGCCTCTGCAGCAGCCGCAGTCCATCCCCCAACACCAGGTGGTGAAGACGAGGCCGCGCTGCAATCGGAAACACCTCCACGTGAACTTCAAGGAGATGGGCTGGGACGACTGGATCATCGCTCCGCTGGAGTACAACGCGTATCACTGTGACGGCGCCTGCGACTTCCCCATCCGCTCGCACCTGGAGCCGACCAACCACGCCATCATACAGACCCTCATCAACTCCATGGACCCAGAGGCGGCGCCGCCCACCTGCTGCGTCCCCACGCGCCTCACCCCCATCAGTATACTCTACATCGACTCGTCCAATAACGTGGTGTACAAGCAGTACGAGGACATGGTGGTGGAGGCTTGTGGCTGCAGGTAG